The Methanomicrobiales archaeon HGW-Methanomicrobiales-1 genome includes a region encoding these proteins:
- a CDS encoding NADH dehydrogenase subunit, with protein sequence MMEPQTILPISVGEVVTTAERAKKEGNRLVQIGCTKIEENFEIIYTYDKDYKLTNYRITVKQDAEIPSISGVYFGAFVYENEIHDLYGIHVTGINIDFKGTFYKTAIKHPFSVTIVKEDDPCQNK encoded by the coding sequence ATGATGGAACCACAAACGATTCTCCCGATCAGTGTCGGTGAGGTTGTTACAACTGCGGAACGGGCAAAGAAAGAGGGTAACCGGCTCGTCCAGATCGGGTGCACGAAGATCGAGGAAAACTTCGAGATCATCTACACGTATGATAAGGACTACAAACTGACAAACTACCGAATTACCGTAAAACAGGATGCTGAAATTCCCAGCATCAGCGGCGTGTACTTTGGTGCGTTTGTATACGAGAATGAGATTCACGACCTGTATGGTATTCACGTAACGGGAATCAATATCGATTTCAAGGGCACGTTCTACAAGACGGCCATCAAGCATCCTTTCAGCGTGACCATTGTCAAGGAGGACGACCCATGTCAAAACAAATAA